A stretch of Capricornis sumatraensis isolate serow.1 chromosome 10, serow.2, whole genome shotgun sequence DNA encodes these proteins:
- the RUVBL1 gene encoding ruvB-like 1: MKIEEVKSTTKTQRIASHSHVKGLGLDESGLAKQAASGLVGQENAREACGVIVELIKSKKMAGRAVLLAGPPGTGKTALALAIAQELGSKVPFCPMVGSEVYSTEIKKTEVLMENFRRAIGLRIKETKEVYEGEVTELTPCETENPMGGYGKTISHVIIGLKTAKGTKQLKLDPSIFESLQKERVEAGDVIYIEANSGAVKRQGRCDTYATEFDLEAEEYVPLPKGDVHKKKEIIQDVTLHDLDVANARPQGGQDILSMMGQLMKPKKTEITDKLRGEINKVVNKYIDQGVAELVPGVLFVDEVHMLDIECFTYLHRALESSIAPIVIFASNRGNCVIRGTEDVTSPHGIPLDLLDRVMIIRTMLYTPQEMKQIIKIRAQTEGIDISEEALNHLGEIGTKTTLRYAVQLLTPANLLAKINGKDGIEKEHVEEISELFYDAKSSAKILADQQDKYMK, translated from the exons ATGAAGATCGAGGAGGTGAAGAGCACCACGAAGACTCAGCGTATCGCCTCCCACAGCCATGTGAAGGGGCTGGGGCTGGACGAGAGCGGCCTGGCCAAGCAGGCGGCCTCGGGCCTCGTGGGCCAGGAGAACGCGCGTGAG GCATGTGGTGTGATAGTAGAATTAATCAAAAGCAAGAAAATGGCTGGAAGAGCTGTCCTGTTGGCAGGACCTCCTGGAACTGGCAAG ACAGCTCTAGCTCTGGCTATTGCTCAGGAGCTGGGGAGTAAGGTCCCTTTCTGCCCGATGGTGGGGAGCGAAGTGTACTCCACGGAGATCAAGAAGACGGAAGTGCTGATGGAGAACTTCCGCAGGGCCATTG GGCTTCGGATAAAGGAGACCAAGGAGGTGTACGAAGGGGAGGTCACGGAGCTCACCCCGTGTGAGACGGAGAACCCCATGGGGGGCTACGGCAAGACCATCAGCCACGTGATCATAGGGCTCAAGACGGCCAAGGGCACCAAGCAGCTGAAG ctggACCCCAGCATTTTTGAAAGTTTGCAGAAAGAGCGAGTAGAAGCTGGAGATGTGATTTACATCGAAGCCAACAGTGGGGCCGTGAAG aggcagggcaggtgtgaCACCTACGCCACAGAATTTGACCTTGAAGCTGAAGAGTACGTCCCCCTGCCCAAGGGGGACGTGCACAAGAAGAAGGAGATCATCCAGGACGTCACTCTGCACGACTTGGACGTGGCCAACGCGCGGCCCCAG GGGGGACAAGATATCCTGTCTATGATGGGCCAGCTCATGAAGCCCAAGAAGACGGAGATCACAG ATAAACTCCGGGGGGAGATCAACAAGGTGGTGAACAAGTACATTGACCAGGGCGTGGCGGAGCTGGTCCCAGGCGTGCTGTTCGTGGACGAGGTCCACATGCTGGACATCGAGTGCTTCACCTACCTGCACCGCGCGCTCGAGTCCTCCATCGCCCCCATCGTCATCTTCGCGTCCAACCGAGGCAACTGCGTCATCAG GGGCACGGAGGACGTCACCTCTCCTCACGGCATCCCTCTCGACCTTCTGGACCGAGTGATGATTATCCGGACCATGCTGTACACCCCGCAGGAGATGAAGCAG ATCATTAAGATCCGAGCCCAGACAGAAGGGATCGACATCAGTGAGGAGGCGCTGAACCACCTGGGGGAGATCGGAACCAAGACCACCCTGAG GTACGCGGTGCAGCTGCTGACCCCAGCCAACCTGCTGGCCAAGATCAACGGGAAGGACGGCATCGAGAAGGAGCACGTGGAGGAGATCAGCGAGCTCTTCTACGACGCCAAGTCCTCGGCCAAGATCCTGGCCGACCAGCAGGACAAGTACATGAAGTGA